The genomic window GGGGCTAAGGGAAGGGCTGGTggaagaggggagcagaggGACTGTGGGCAAACCTGGACgggaaacaagaaaaaaataatatattaagtGAGAATATGAATATATCATGTTTATtacgtctgtttgtttgtcagcaggtgtacgcaaaaactacagttAAGATTTTCCAAAACCTTGGTGGACAGACGGGAAACAGGACGGAACCCATTACATTCTCCAGATGAATACACATTGCTCTGGgttgattttgtgtttgagATTTTTGCTAATTTCCAGGCAGCAGTGCATAAATCCTTCAAAAAACTGTTCAATGTTCACTAAGTTTAGGAAAGCGGCAATCATCTacaatgaaaaccaaatgtttaagctatgaaatgttttaatttcatgtcTCTATCCGCTTCAGTTTTTGTAAACATGGGAAAGTCTGACAGCTCTTTAGGAAATGCTCAGGTTTCAGGTGGTTGTATTATTCGGCACCTTGGGTCTTAATGGGCTCAGGGGACTGGTGAGTATGCGCTCTGCATAGTGCCATTCTACTTGAGTGTGTGACCATTCACAAAATGAGCATTGTGAAATACCTGTCTGCAGCTCGCTGGGCATGGTGGGTGGGGCTGTGCTGATTGACAGACCAGACAGTGAATCCTCTAGGCTTGTGGGGACAGCATGTGCAGTGGGAGGAGGGGTCACTGCTGAAAGCTGGACCTGAAGCAGTTAAAACAGAGAGGATGAGGACAGAGGTAGAGAAAAAGATGCTGCTGTCAAACAGATAAGGTCACATTCATCCAAACGTGCAAGCAGCTCTAATGAGTAGCATTGCTCTCTGTTCCCCCGGCATACTCTGCTGCATACATAACTAGGAAACTTGCATTTTTAGAGTGTGAAcacttgaaaaagaaatgagaggCCACAGGACACAAAACTTAAATCTTCTCAATGTCATGCTCACACTCTGCATACTGATGGCTTAAGTTTTGGCTGGTGTGATAAAAAGCACAGGAGACCAGTGTGCAGGGATACAAAGTGGTAAGGATTATTAGGATTTATACAATGTAATTCTCAAGTATGGATAAAAATGGTGATATTTAGATTTGCAGGcattgcatttatattttacagaagTTTGGCTTTAACATGTCTCCAATCTGAGTTGTCTAGTACTGTAATGTAGGTCATGGTTTCACCTCAGTGAATCCATCCTTCAGTGGACTGACGGGCTCACTGGGATTATTTCCGGGGAAACAGATCTTCTTCCCTTCTTCAAAAGGCCGAGTTGGAATCCTGTGAAGGTATCCATAGCCAATCCCACATCCAAGGCtggaaaatgtagaaaacatgaTTTAGAgaatcaaaagaaaacaaaacaaaattttCCATTCATTTTGACGTATTTCCCATTTTTTAACTCCGCCAGGAGATTATCTTGTTGTCTGCGTCTGTTTGCAGGTATCacgcaaaaactacaagatGGATTATCATGAAATTTGGTGAAAGGATGTTTGATTACTGAACCCTAAAtggtgaatggtgtgtgataaaAAAAGCACTGAGCATAGAAATGATGTgcggatgtgtgtttgtgaaaaggTGAATGCAAATGTACTGTAAAGGGCTTTAAGTGGTTGAtaaaactagaaaagcactatactGCCCATTTACCATTAAACACATCACTTTATAGCAGTGAGTGTGAGAAAAAGGTaaacgtgtgtatgtgttaccTGCCATCTCCTCCCCAGGCACTGTTGGGTGTGATGACCACCTCTCTGCagttgtcagtgtctgtgttgtaCACATAGAGCTTCAGGCCTTTCCCCTCGTGGCTCTCTATCAGGGAGAACAGGTCCTCGGACTGCAGGATGGAGTCAGATAGTGGCAGAGAGGTCAGACAAAATGGAGTAGACAACATGGTTAATACCATGACCAGCGTGTGTGAAGGAGTGACAGAAGGGAGGATGTGAAATGCTCTCACACTACCTCATTCATAACGGTGTCAGCTCCAATGATGTAGTCAGTGTGCGGCCGCAAGCCAGCCAGAGCTGCAGGGGAGTTTGGCTCCACTTCCTGTCAAAGAAAGCAGGGGggatataaatacacaaaaaactgttttgtcaCATAGAACAGCATAAGGCCCCTTTTCTACTGGTCCAAAAACCCACTTACACTAACTAACATCTGggttttgtctgcaatgggaaagGGTACAatctgcattcactcccagGGACAAATGATTATATCAGTGCTACGTACCAGCACATGCCAAACATTCTCATTGGCTCCTTCAAAGCTGCAGAAACGAATAGATACACCAAGCAAGCCCTGCCCTCCCCACAGGTTACTGGGCGTGACGGTGGACTCCCGCAGCTCCAGAGTCTTCGAGGAGTAAACCAGCATCTTCACTGGTTTCTCTACACTGGCTTTCAACAAGTCCTTCAGAGTGTCGTTATCCTTgttctgcaggaaaaaaagggagaaaaagaaagaagaggcaACCATTTAACACATCGGCCATAATGAGTTCCTTTGCATCCTGTTTGACAGTTGCTGGCTTTCCTCACCAGTCTGGTATTATTGATGGAGACAATGAAGTCAAAGAAAGGCTCCAGCCCTGCACGGTGTCCAGGGGAATTCTCCTGAACCtgcaagagaagagagagacaacctgagctgctgctggatgtgACACCAgctttttgcactttatttcACTTCAACCTGACATGCTCTGTACATACAGCACAAACAGGTTGAACACGCAAGAGAGCCCATGCTGCGTCTGAGCCTGTTTTCCCTGTTGTTATGTGCATCTCTCACATTAACCAGCACCCAGTACAAACGATATGGTCTGCTATGTCTGACCATAAACTAACCTGAGCCCGGACCACAACACGAGCCTGTTTCCGGAAATCTCATATTTCGAGTTTTGCCAGAAAAGGCGAAAGACGCAGTGTACATAAGGGTCCGTCCGATAATGGATGTATCCACAGAACCAGCTTGGCAACTGTCATTCAATGTAGCTACGTAGCCTCAGCTAACATTAGCACTGGTGCTACTACTGCTAAGGTAAGCACATTTATTCAGCTACCCAGCGGTCATGAGAATATCACGCGTCCAGAAACCGTGTGTGACTGACTCCACTCCGAGAGCTCACGGTGTTTTCCCCTGACATGTTGGTGGTGTGCAGGCGGAGGCCCCGGCAGACATCCCCGGCCTCTCGTCAACACACGGAGCCGAGAAAGCTACGGATCATCCCTGGACGCTAAGCTAACGGCTAACAGCGGGGTGTCGGGGCTGAACACTCACCCGGAGGACGTGGTACCCCTCGGAGCCTCCCCCCGGTATCTCCACGCTCTGAGACCCTCCCATGCTGTCGCTCTCTTAAGGCTCCGGAGGTGTTCTGATGGCCGCTAGCACCCAGAAGAGGAGACACGGCggaaccacacaaacaccgggGTACACGTAGCCAAGTGACGAGCTCGGTGGTGCGCATGCGCCGTTACGTGGCAGGAAGTAGGGCCTCTGCGAGACGTGCAGCTTTCAGGCGGTTTCTGTCTTTAAAGAGGTGCAATCATTTATATTCTACACTTTGTTCCACATCCTCACACTCCTAATGTATATAATGCCGTGTTTTATATCGACCTCTATCTTATCTACATTGTAATCTGTGGACATTTTACTGGATTGTCTTTGGACATCAAGGTGCACAGTCAATATGAGACAGACATGACACTATTGAACTATGTGAGGTGTTTTCTTCACatgttttgctgtgtgtttttatgtgtgagaTATGTGCAAGACCCA from Paralichthys olivaceus isolate ysfri-2021 chromosome 16, ASM2471397v2, whole genome shotgun sequence includes these protein-coding regions:
- the LOC109646129 gene encoding Golgi reassembly-stacking protein 2-like encodes the protein MGGSQSVEIPGGGSEGYHVLRVQENSPGHRAGLEPFFDFIVSINNTRLNKDNDTLKDLLKASVEKPVKMLVYSSKTLELRESTVTPSNLWGGQGLLGVSIRFCSFEGANENVWHVLEVEPNSPAALAGLRPHTDYIIGADTVMNESEDLFSLIESHEGKGLKLYVYNTDTDNCREVVITPNSAWGGDGSLGCGIGYGYLHRIPTRPFEEGKKICFPGNNPSEPVSPLKDGFTEVQLSAVTPPPTAHAVPTSLEDSLSGLSISTAPPTMPSELQTGLPTVPLLPSSTSPSLSPLTPLNRVATSFNPATTLPGLMPLPAGLPPLPNLPNLNLPLPDLSALSLAGTSTLPPPLGTVPPLVSLPPLNLAGLAPFPPLPTMLPSQVPPLLPQGVAPLLPTAAAVTVTAASAVDPAADSTASTEALPTNATESPAPTETTQTSS